A genomic window from Mustela erminea isolate mMusErm1 chromosome 16, mMusErm1.Pri, whole genome shotgun sequence includes:
- the PLAG1 gene encoding zinc finger protein PLAG1 isoform X1 has translation MATVIPGDLSEVRDTQKVPSGKRKRGETKPRKNFPCQLCDKAFNSVEKLKVHSYSHTGERPYKCIQQDCTKAFVSKYKLQRHMATHSPEKTHKCNYCEKMFHRKDHLKNHLHTHDPNKETFKCEECGKNYNTKLGFKRHLALHAATSGDLTCKVCLQTFESTGVLLEHLKSHAGKSSGGVKEKKHQCEHCDRRFYTRKDVRRHMVVHTGRKDFLCQYCAQRFGRKDHLTRHMKKSHNQELLKVKTEPVDFLDPFTCNVSVPIKDELLPVMSLPSSELLSKPFTNTLQLNLYNTPFQSMQSSGPAHQMITTLPLGMTCPIEMDAVHPSHHLSFKYPFSSTSYAISIPEKEQPLKGEIESYLMELQGGGPSSSQDSQASSSKLGLDPQVGSLDDGAGDLSLSKSSISISDPLNTPALDFSQLFNFIPLNGPPYNPISVGSLGMSYSQEEAHSSVSQLPPQTQDLQDPANTLGLGSLHSLSAAFTSSFSTSTTLPRFHQAFQ, from the exons ATGGCCACTGTCATTCCTGGTGATTTGTCAGAAGTAAGAGATACCCAGAAAGTCCCTTCAGGGAAACGTAAGCGTGGTGAAACCAAACCAAGAAAAAACTTTCCTTGCCAACTGTGTGACAAGGCCTTTAACAGTGTTGAGAAATTAAAGGTTCACTCCTACTCTCACACAGGAGAGAGGCCCTACAAGTGCATACAACAAGACTGCACCAAGGCCTTTGTTTCTAAGTACAAATTACAAAG GCACATGGCTACCCATTCTCCTGAGAAAACCCACAAGTGTAATTATTGTGAGAAAATGTTTCACCGGAAAGATCACCTGAAGAATCACCTCCATACGCATGACCCCAACAAAGAGACGTTTAAGTGTGAAGAGTGTGGCAAGAACTACAACACCAAGCTCGGCTTTAAGCGTCACCTGGCCTTGCATGCCGCGACGAGCGGCGACCTCACCTGCAAGGTCTGCCTGCAGACTTTCGAGAGCACGGGAGTGCTGCTGGAGCACCTTAAATCACACGCCGGCAAGTCGTCCGGCGGggtgaaagagaaaaagcaccAGTGCGAGCATTGCGATCGCCGCTTCTACACCCGGAAGGATGTCCGGAGACACATGGTGGTGCACACGGGAAGGAAGGACTTCCTCTGTCAGTATTGTGCACAGAGATTTGGGCGGAAGGATCACCTGACTCGACACATGAAGAAGAGTCACAATCAAGAACTTCTGAAAGTCAAAACCGAACCGGTGGACTTTCTGGATCCATTCACCTGCAACGTTTCTGTGCCTATAAAAGATGAGCTCCTCCCGGTGATGTCCTTACCTTCCAGCGAACTGTTGTCAAAGCCATTCACAAACACTCTGCAGTTAAACCTCTATAACACTCCGTTTCAGTCCATGCAGAGCTCGGGACCTGCCCACCAAATGATCACGACTTTACCTTTGGGAATGACGTGCCCAATAGAGATGGACGCTGTCCATCCTTCTCACCACCTTTCTTTCAAATACCCATTCAGTTCTACCTCATATGCCATTTCTATTCCTGAAAAAGAACAGCCACTAAAGGGGGAGATTGAGAGTTATTTGATGGAGCTGCAAGGTGGCGGGCCTTCCTCATCCCAGGATTCCCAAGCATCATCATCTAAACTAGGGTTGGATCCTCAGGTCGGGTCCCTGGATGATGGTGCAGGGGACCTCTCCCTGTCAAAAAGCTCTATTTCTATCAGTGACCCCCTAAATACGCCTGCCTTGGATTTTTCCCAGTTGTTTAATTTCATACCCCTCAACGGCCCTCCCTATAATCCtatctcagtggggagcctgggaatGAGCTATTCCCAAGAGGAAGCACATTCTTCTGTGTCTCAGCTGCCCCCGCAGACACAGGATCTTCAGGATCCTGCAAACACTCTAGGTCTCGGCTCCCTGCACTCCCTGTCAGCAGCGTTCACCAGTAGTTTCAGCACCAGCACCACACTGCCACGTTTCCATCAAGCTTTTCAGTAG
- the PLAG1 gene encoding zinc finger protein PLAG1 isoform X2 → MATHSPEKTHKCNYCEKMFHRKDHLKNHLHTHDPNKETFKCEECGKNYNTKLGFKRHLALHAATSGDLTCKVCLQTFESTGVLLEHLKSHAGKSSGGVKEKKHQCEHCDRRFYTRKDVRRHMVVHTGRKDFLCQYCAQRFGRKDHLTRHMKKSHNQELLKVKTEPVDFLDPFTCNVSVPIKDELLPVMSLPSSELLSKPFTNTLQLNLYNTPFQSMQSSGPAHQMITTLPLGMTCPIEMDAVHPSHHLSFKYPFSSTSYAISIPEKEQPLKGEIESYLMELQGGGPSSSQDSQASSSKLGLDPQVGSLDDGAGDLSLSKSSISISDPLNTPALDFSQLFNFIPLNGPPYNPISVGSLGMSYSQEEAHSSVSQLPPQTQDLQDPANTLGLGSLHSLSAAFTSSFSTSTTLPRFHQAFQ, encoded by the coding sequence ATGGCTACCCATTCTCCTGAGAAAACCCACAAGTGTAATTATTGTGAGAAAATGTTTCACCGGAAAGATCACCTGAAGAATCACCTCCATACGCATGACCCCAACAAAGAGACGTTTAAGTGTGAAGAGTGTGGCAAGAACTACAACACCAAGCTCGGCTTTAAGCGTCACCTGGCCTTGCATGCCGCGACGAGCGGCGACCTCACCTGCAAGGTCTGCCTGCAGACTTTCGAGAGCACGGGAGTGCTGCTGGAGCACCTTAAATCACACGCCGGCAAGTCGTCCGGCGGggtgaaagagaaaaagcaccAGTGCGAGCATTGCGATCGCCGCTTCTACACCCGGAAGGATGTCCGGAGACACATGGTGGTGCACACGGGAAGGAAGGACTTCCTCTGTCAGTATTGTGCACAGAGATTTGGGCGGAAGGATCACCTGACTCGACACATGAAGAAGAGTCACAATCAAGAACTTCTGAAAGTCAAAACCGAACCGGTGGACTTTCTGGATCCATTCACCTGCAACGTTTCTGTGCCTATAAAAGATGAGCTCCTCCCGGTGATGTCCTTACCTTCCAGCGAACTGTTGTCAAAGCCATTCACAAACACTCTGCAGTTAAACCTCTATAACACTCCGTTTCAGTCCATGCAGAGCTCGGGACCTGCCCACCAAATGATCACGACTTTACCTTTGGGAATGACGTGCCCAATAGAGATGGACGCTGTCCATCCTTCTCACCACCTTTCTTTCAAATACCCATTCAGTTCTACCTCATATGCCATTTCTATTCCTGAAAAAGAACAGCCACTAAAGGGGGAGATTGAGAGTTATTTGATGGAGCTGCAAGGTGGCGGGCCTTCCTCATCCCAGGATTCCCAAGCATCATCATCTAAACTAGGGTTGGATCCTCAGGTCGGGTCCCTGGATGATGGTGCAGGGGACCTCTCCCTGTCAAAAAGCTCTATTTCTATCAGTGACCCCCTAAATACGCCTGCCTTGGATTTTTCCCAGTTGTTTAATTTCATACCCCTCAACGGCCCTCCCTATAATCCtatctcagtggggagcctgggaatGAGCTATTCCCAAGAGGAAGCACATTCTTCTGTGTCTCAGCTGCCCCCGCAGACACAGGATCTTCAGGATCCTGCAAACACTCTAGGTCTCGGCTCCCTGCACTCCCTGTCAGCAGCGTTCACCAGTAGTTTCAGCACCAGCACCACACTGCCACGTTTCCATCAAGCTTTTCAGTAG